A region from the Xenopus laevis strain J_2021 chromosome 4S, Xenopus_laevis_v10.1, whole genome shotgun sequence genome encodes:
- the s1pr1.S gene encoding sphingosine 1-phosphate receptor 1, with the protein MTPTSASQYYNQEIIINHYNYTGKYKDNPSTDMKLTSIIFIIICCFIVLENILVLLTIWRTKKFHRPMYYFIGNLALSDLLAGAAYTANILLSGPHTYKLTPAEWLIREGSMFVALSASVFSLVAIAIERYITMLKMKLHNGSKSSRSFLLISGCWFLSLILGGLPIMGWNCILQMSACSTVLPLYHKHYILFCTTIFCALLIAIVILYARIYFLVRTRSRSLTFKRNLERPCRSSEKSMALLKTVIIVLSAFILCWSPLFIFLLLDVGCKVKTCPVLFKAEYFLSLAVLNSATNPIIYTLTNREMRRAFLKMACCTHCSIFGSSSKVKRPIITGMEFSRSKSDNSSHPQKDDGEYPVTLMSSGNVTSSS; encoded by the coding sequence ATGACTCCCACCAGCGCTAGCCAGTACTACAATCAAGAAATCATCATTAATCATTACAACTACACTGGAAAATATAAAGACAACCCAAGTACCGATATGAAGCTAACATCTATTATCTTCATTATAATTTGCTGCTTCATTGTGTTGGAGAACATCCTTGTGCTTCTTACCATCTGGAGAACTAAGAAATTTCACCGACCCATGTACTATTTTATAGGCAACTTGGCTCTCTCGGATTTGTTGGCGGGAGCCGCCTACACTGCCAACATCTTGCTGTCTGGACCTCACACTTATAAACTGACGCCAGCGGAATGGCTGATAAGGGAAGGGAGTATGTTTGTTGCTCTTTCTGCGTCGGTCTTTAGCCTTGTGGCCATTGCCATTGAACGCTACATCACTATGCTCAAAATGAAGTTGCACAATGGAAGCAAAAGCTCCAGGTCATTTCTCTTGATTAGTGGATGTTGGTTTCTGTCTCTTATTCTTGGAGGTCTCCCCATCATGGGCTGGAACTGTATTCTACAGATGTCTGCCTGTTCAACAGTTCTGCCTTTATACCACAAACATTATATTCTATTCTGCACCACTATATTCTGCGCCCTGTTGATAGCGATTGTTATCCTTTATGCACGGATTTATTTCTTGGTAAGGACTCGCAGCAGGAGCTTAACCTTTAAAAGAAACCTTGAAAGGCCCTGCAGAAGCTCGGAGAAGTCCATGGCATTGCTCAAAACAGTCATTATTGTGCTTAGCGCCTTCATCCTGTGCTGGTCCCCTCTATTCATCTTCCTGCTGTTAGATGTTGGCTGTAAAGTGAAGACTTGCCCTGTCCTGTTTAAAGCGGAATATTTCTTATCACTTGCTGTTCTTAACTCAGCCACCAATCCCATCATTTACACTCTAACAAACCGGGAAATGAGAAGAGCCTTCCTTAAAATGGCTTGTTGCACTCATTGCTCCATCTTTGGTTCCAGCTCAAAAGTCAAGAGGCCGATCATCACAGGAATGGAGTTCAGCAGGAGTAAATCAGACAATTCCTCTCACCCGCAGAAAGATGATGGTGAATATCCCGTGACACTTATGTCCTCTGGGAATGTGACATCGTCATCGTAG